In Deltaproteobacteria bacterium, the sequence GACCTTGTCGCCCGCCTTGAGCCACACCTGCTCGGCCTCGGGTTTGCCGAGGATCACGCCTTCCGGCGTGCCGGTGGAGAAGACGTCGCCGGGCTTGAGGGTGAAGATGGACGACGCGTAGGCGATGATCTTCGCGACGCTGAAGATCATGTCCGACGTGTTCGAGGACTGCCTGCGCTCTCCGTTGACGCTGCATTCGATGGCGAGCTTCTGCGGATCGCCGACGAGCTCCGCCCCGACCAGGTAAGGTCCGATGGGCATGAAACCGTCCGGCGTCTTGCCGATCATGAACTGGGATCCCTGCCTGCCGTCGCGGAGCTGGAGATCGCGGGCGGAGAAGTCGTTGCCGGTGGCGTAGCCGAACACGTAGTTCAGCGCCTCTTCCTCGCTGACGTCGCGCGCGGTCTTCCCCATGATCACCTGCAGCTCGACTTCGTAGTCGAACTTCTTCGCCACCTTGATCGGGAGGCGGATGGTTCCCCGGTGCGCCAGGAGCGAGTTGTTGTACTTGTTGAAGAGCACCGGCGCGGTGGGCATCGGCACTTTCACTTCCATCACGTGCTTCTTGTAGTTGAACCCGAGCATGATGATCTTCTCCGGGTTCGTGATGCAGGGCCCGAACTGCGCCTCGCTCTCCGCGACGGTCGCGTTCTTCGGAGCCGCCTGCACCACCTTGCGGAGCCCGTCGGCGTTCTTTCCGGCGACCACTTCGTCGGTCGTCGCGGGCACCGGCACGTGAAGCTGTTGCGCGGCACGCCCGACGTCGAGGATGCGGTCGCCCAGCTTCACGCCCACGCCGCTGCGCAGGTTGCAGTAGGTCAATCCGCGCGGCGAGGATCCACCCTGCACGGTCTGCGTGCCCTGCGCCTTCGTCTCGCCGGACGCGAGCAGCTTTCCCGCCACCGCTGCGACGCCAGCCGTCTTCAGCAACGTCCTTCGTGTCGGAGCCATTGTGCCCTCGTCAAGGAATGGCGGAGGAGGCAGGATTCGAACCTGCGAGCCCTTGCGGGCCAGTGGTTTTCAAGACCACCGCCTTCAGCCACTCGGCCACTCCTCCGCAGGAGTGAAAACGGCACCTTAGCCGACAGGCTCAGGCGCCGTCGAGGCGGAGCGTAGCAGCGCTGCAGAATCAGCACGTCTCGGGCTTGCGCAGCGATCGCAGCGGATCGGGAAATTGAGCTGCGGCCAGGTGAGTGTGGCGGATTGCTTCACGAACCTTGCGACCGCACGCAGCGGCGATTAGCAACTCGTCTCTGGGCACATGACTCCCACGAGTTTGGTCATGTCCTCGTTCACGATCCGTATCGGTTCGCAAAGATTGGTGTTGTTTGAACGGCAGCGTCGAAAGCGTCGCTCCATGCGTTGTGCAGTGTCAACCTTTGACGGATCCCCTTGCTTGGCCGCCGGCCAGCTGGCAGGGTCTGCGCCTACATGAAGCGGCCAGATCTTCGTAGATTGTTTGGAGTCTCAATCGCTGCTGCACGATTGGTAGGATGCGCGGATCGTTGCGGCTTCGAAACCATCGACGTGCGCGTGACGGCTGCGGAAGCGACTGACGCGGGAAGCGACTGTCTTCGCTTTTGCCCGGACAAGTTCGCGGAGGCGCGGATCCATTCCTGCTTCACGTATCCCCTGGACGGCGGGTTAACGATCACGACCGGAACGGTCGGCGTCTCGTGCTCCTGTTGCAACGACGTAGGCGGCTGCGGCCGCAGGCCTTTCGGACTGCGCCCGCCGGGCCCGGTCGCAGCCGGAAGCGCGCTCGGCACGTTCCTCGGCAGGATGGCGCACCTGGAAGCGGCGGCCGTACCGGCGTTCCAGCGCATCGCCGTCGAGCTCAGCGTGCACGGCGCTCCGGCAGGGCTCGTCGCACAAGCACTGCAGAGCGCGCAGGACGAACGCCGGCACGCGGATATGGTATGCGCGCTCGCGGTGCACTTCGGCGGCGCGGTGGCGCCCGTCGAAATCGAAGTGTTCCGCGTGCGCCCGATGGCTGAGATGGTCGCGGAGAATGCCGCGGAAGGATGCGCACGGGAGACTTACGGAGCGTTGGCGGCGGCGTGGATGGCGAGCGCTGCTGCCGACGCGGATATCCGGAACACCTTCGCCTCCATTGCACGCGACGAACTCCGGCACGCGGAGCTTTCCTGGGACATCGCGGCGTGGGGCGGCCTGCCCGCAAGCATCTACGAGAACGGCTTGGAGTCGTTGCGCATCGGGATTTCCGCCCGGCCGCCCAGCGAGATTTCCCGATTGGCCGGCGTGCCAGCCCCGGAAGACGCGTATCGCCTGTGGCGCGAGATCCGCGCCTGACGCTCACAGCCGGCAGCGGCACTCGTTGCCCTGCAAGACCTGGCGGCACTCGAGGCAATCCGGGAGACCGGCGGGAAGACGTGATGCGGCCAGCGACCTCGAACAAGCCGCGAGGCTGTTGCCGCCCGCGGACTCCGCCGCGCAGGGCAGGACGCATCTGATAGTCTACCGCTTTTGCGGCAGGCGGCAGCTACCAGGCGGGCCGGGTCCGGACGGCGACGCCCGTCGCGGACGACACCTGCCCTCCGGGCTCGTAGCAGACCTGAATCACTGCGTCGCAGCCCAGCCGCGGCGCTTCCGCCTGCAGCGCACCGAGCACGGCTGCAAGGGTGGCGTTGCCGTTCGTCCCTCGCGCGCTGACCACGGCGACTTCGTCGTAGTCCGCGCCGGGCGGCGATCCGTTCATCACGATCCGGACCGCTCCGGTGTACGGGGCGGAAGGCACGCCCGTCAGGACACGCTCCGCGTCCACGGGGGCGGAGCGTGGCGGCAACCGAGCACCGCCAGCAGGAGCACCGCGGCGATTGTCCTCATCGTCCCTCCCTCGCCGTCCGGAACGCGCGGCCGACGACGCTCAGCGTGACCACCTCCACGTCGCGCGTCTCCCGGCACGTCTGCGAGACGTACGTCGTCACGGAGACGGTCTCCGTGTCGGTGGAGAAGGTGCCATCCGGATTCGCGCGGGTGACGAACCGCGTCTCGTCGTGCGTCTGGTTCGAACCGCACTCGTACGAGCGCGACTCCTGGACCACCGCGTTCTTCGTGGCGACGACGTCGAGCCGCCCATAATCGCCGCCCATCCCGGCGACCCTCTGGCGGAATGCGGAGAGCACCGCCTCGAGCGTCGCGCTCCCGTGCGCTTCGACGATTCCGAGCTCTTCGGCTCCGGGTGGATCGCGCGTCGCGCTGATCCGCACGTTGCCGGCCGACGAGGGCTCGGCGCGCGCGACGGCATACGCGCTCGACGCCACCGGTCGGTGGGCGCAGGAGAGAGCGAGCAAGAGCAGGCAGATGCCCTGCATCTACCGATTGTAGCGGGCGCCCGGCTGCGCGCCTCTTGCAACTATCGAATGAAATCAACCAGCAATTGATGCACCGCGATAGATGCGTCCGCCTGGACCCAATGCGAGGCCTCCGGGATGCGCTCCACGCGCACGTGCGGCACCCAGCGCGGATCGGCTGCGCAAGTCCCGTTCCTCTTGAGAGGAATCCTGGGAAGGGGCCCGCAGCGCCCCGGCGTGATCGGCTAGGCAGGACACTTCCATTGCTGCCGCTGCGGGCGTAGGTACGCCTTCCGCGAGCCTTGTTCGCCAGTGCGGCACAACAAGCGAGGTCACACCATGAAGGAAAGTCAAAAATACGCAGTGTGGTTGACGGACGAGGCAGCACGCGCGTTCCTTGGAATCGACACAAAGCAGCCGCAGAGTCGCTGGGTGGTATTGGGCGACTGCACAGGCGAGGAGGGCGGCGTCGGTTTCTGGTTGCGCGTCGACCACATCGAGCAATGGATGGCGATGGGCGACTCGAGAACGATCACGGTGTCGCCGCCCGACTGCCTCATCCCATGGAACTACGTCATCACGGTCCAAGCGCTGAGCCAATTCAAGGACCTGAAGGTGAGCGGGTTTAAGAAGGCGTCGGCGTAATTCACTCCCGCCGCTCCTTCGCATTCGCACCAGCCGCAAATCCTGTCAGGGCGAGGTCGAACGGCAGCACTGTGGGTTCCTGCGCCCCCGCCGCCGATGCGAGCCCCGTCGCAGCGCTGAGGACGGCGGCGACGAGATTGCCAAAGAGCCACGTGGTGCTCTCCGGATACGAGTTCGAGCGAACTGCAAAGCTGTCGGGAACCGCGTTCTGCCCGTTCCTTTATGCCAGATCGGCGACCCGCCAACGG encodes:
- a CDS encoding fumarylacetoacetate hydrolase family protein → MAPTRRTLLKTAGVAAVAGKLLASGETKAQGTQTVQGGSSPRGLTYCNLRSGVGVKLGDRILDVGRAAQQLHVPVPATTDEVVAGKNADGLRKVVQAAPKNATVAESEAQFGPCITNPEKIIMLGFNYKKHVMEVKVPMPTAPVLFNKYNNSLLAHRGTIRLPIKVAKKFDYEVELQVIMGKTARDVSEEEALNYVFGYATGNDFSARDLQLRDGRQGSQFMIGKTPDGFMPIGPYLVGAELVGDPQKLAIECSVNGERRQSSNTSDMIFSVAKIIAYASSIFTLKPGDVFSTGTPEGVILGKPEAEQVWLKAGDKVACRVEKLGELAFQLA